A region from the Drosophila bipectinata strain 14024-0381.07 chromosome 3R, DbipHiC1v2, whole genome shotgun sequence genome encodes:
- the RpL34b gene encoding large ribosomal subunit protein eL34: MVQRLTLRRRLSYNTRSNRRRIVRTPGGRLVYQYVKKNKTVPRCGQCKEKLKGITPSRPSERPRLSKRHKTVSRTYGGVLCHGCLRERIVRAFLIEEQKIVKALKSQREALVKPVKAPKAKPDPKKKPAAKATKAGAGKVTKGGAGKGPAKKPGQKPAAGGKPRK; encoded by the exons CTGTCCTACAACACACGCTCCAACAGGAGGCGCAT TGTGCGCACTCCCGGAGGACGTCTGGTCTACCAGTACGTCAAGAAGAACAAAACCGTTCCCCGTTGTGGACAGTGCAAGGAGAAGCTTAAGGGCATCACCCCCTCTCGTCCCAGCGAGCGCCCCCGCCTGTCCAAGCGCCACAAGACCGTGTCGCGCACCTACGGCGGTGTCCTCTGCCACGGTTGCCTGCGCGAGCGCATCGTCCGCGCCTTCCTGATCGAGGAACAGAAGATCGTCAAAGCTCTGAAGAGCCAGCGCGAGGCCCTCGTTAAGCCTGTGAAGGCCCCCAAGGCAAAGCCCGATCCCAAGAAGAAGCCCGCCGCCAAGGCCACCAAGGCCGGTGCCGGCAAGGTCACCAAGGGAGGTGCTGGCAAGGGACCCGCCAAGAAGCCCGGCCAGAAACCCGCTGCCGGTGGCAAGCCAAGGAAGTGA
- the LOC108120255 gene encoding protein FMC1 homolog, protein MILYYSSRSGNSLEISCSLKRITMATKVLRSLLHELRQASPNGCIKDSLAARYILAQYKKFETTDQQLCKRRDEALFLGQAYLTYLSSQRKYTELYKEYHGRGERSVRDTADLVGFKLPTDPK, encoded by the exons ATGATTTTATACTATTCGAGTCGGTCTGGCAACTCCCTTGAAATCAGCTGTTCGTTAAAAAGAATCAC GATGGCAACTAAGGTTCTACGCTCCCTTTTGCACGAGCTGCGTCAGGCCTCGCCCAACGGCTGCATCAAGGACTCGCTGGCGGCCCGGTACATTCTCGCCCAGTACAAGAAGTTTGAGACCACGGACCAGCAACTGTGCAAGCGCCGCGACGAGGCTCTCTTCTTGGGTCAGGCCTACCTTACCTACCTGAGCAGCCAACGCAAGTACACGGAGCTGTACAAGGAGTACCACGGGAGGGGCGAGCGATCCGTGAGGGATACTGCGGACCTGGTGGGGTTCAAGCTGCCCACAGATCCCAAGTGA